A genomic window from Lutra lutra chromosome 17, mLutLut1.2, whole genome shotgun sequence includes:
- the CHST6 gene encoding carbohydrate sulfotransferase 6 isoform X1 — MPPARGMWLPRVSSTAVTVLLLVQTCILLFLVSWPRPPSPAGGKERVHVLVLSSWRSGSSFVGQLFSQHPDVFYLMEPGWHVWTTLSQGSAPALHMAVRDVVRSVFLCDMDVFDAYLPWRRNLSDLFQYAVSRALCSPPACSAFPRGAISSEAVCKPLCARQPFSLAQEACRTYSHVVLKEVRFFNLQVLYQLLNDPALNLRIVHLVRDPRAVLRSREQTAKALARDNGIVLGTNGTWVEADPGLRVVREVCRSHVRIAEAATQKPPPFLRGRYRLVRFEDLARAPLPEIRALYAFAGLSLTPQLQAWIHNVTHGSGPGARREAFKTSSRDAVNVSQAWRHALPFAKIRHVQELCAGALQLLGYRPVSSESEQRDLTLDLVLPRRPSSFSWASSPDAHP; from the exons AT GCCCCCAGCGAGAGGCATGTGGCTGCCGCGTGTCTCCAGCACGGCGGTGACCGTGCTCCTGCTGGTGCAGACCTGCATCCTGCTTTTCCTGGTCTCCTGGCCCAGGCCGCCGTCCCCAGCCGGCGGCAAAGAGCGGGTGCATGTGCTGGTGCTGTCCTCGTGGCGCTCGGGCTCGTCCTTCGTGGGCCAGCTCTTCAGCCAGCACCCCGACGTCTTCTACCTGATGGAGCCCGGGTGGCACGTGTGGACCACCCTGTCGCAGGGGAGCGCGCCGGCGCTGCACATGGCCGTGCGCGACGTGGTGCGCTCCGTCTTCCTGTGCGACATGGACGTGTTCGACGCCTACCTGCCGTGGCGCCGCAACCTGTCGGACCTCTTCCAGTACGCGGTGAGCCGCGCGCTGTGCTCGCCCCCCGCCTGCAGCGCCTTCCCGCGCGGCGCCATCAGCAGCGAGGCGGTGTGCAAGCCGCTGTGCGCGCGGCAGCCCTTTAGCCTGGCCCAGGAGGCCTGCCGCACCTACAGCCACGTGGTGCTCAAGGAGGTGCGCTTCTTCAACCTGCAGGTGCTCTACCAGCTGCTCAACGACCCGGCGCTCAACCTGCGCATCGTGCACCTCGTGCGCGACCCACGGGCCGTGCTGCGCTCACGTGAGCAGACCGCCAAGGCGCTGGCGCGCGACAACGGCATCGTCCTGGGCACCAACGGCACATGGGTGGAGGCCGACCCCGGCCTGCGCGTGGTGCGCGAGGTGTGCCGCAGCCACGTGCGCATCGCCGAGGCCGCCACGCAGAAGCCGCCACCCTTCCTAAGAGGCCGCTACCGCCTGGTGCGTTTTGAGGACCTGGCGCGGGCGCCACTGCCCGAGATCCGCGCGCTCTACGCCTTCGCGGGCCTGAGCCTCACGCCGCAGCTGCAGGCCTGGATCCACAATGTCACGCACGGGTCCGGGCCCGGAGCGCGCCGGGAGGCCTTCAAGACCTCGTCCAGGGACGCGGTCAATGTCTCCCAGGCCTGGCGCCACGCGCTGCCCTTCGCCAAGATCCGCCACGTGCAGGAGCTGTGTGCCGGCGCGCTGCAGCTGCTGGGCTACCGGCCCGTCTCCTCCGAGAGCGAGCAGCGCGACCTCACCCTGGACCTGGTGCTGCCGCGTCGCCCTAGCAGCTTCAGCTGGGCGTCCTCCCCGGATGCACACCCCTAA
- the CHST6 gene encoding carbohydrate sulfotransferase 6 isoform X2, protein MWLPRVSSTAVTVLLLVQTCILLFLVSWPRPPSPAGGKERVHVLVLSSWRSGSSFVGQLFSQHPDVFYLMEPGWHVWTTLSQGSAPALHMAVRDVVRSVFLCDMDVFDAYLPWRRNLSDLFQYAVSRALCSPPACSAFPRGAISSEAVCKPLCARQPFSLAQEACRTYSHVVLKEVRFFNLQVLYQLLNDPALNLRIVHLVRDPRAVLRSREQTAKALARDNGIVLGTNGTWVEADPGLRVVREVCRSHVRIAEAATQKPPPFLRGRYRLVRFEDLARAPLPEIRALYAFAGLSLTPQLQAWIHNVTHGSGPGARREAFKTSSRDAVNVSQAWRHALPFAKIRHVQELCAGALQLLGYRPVSSESEQRDLTLDLVLPRRPSSFSWASSPDAHP, encoded by the coding sequence ATGTGGCTGCCGCGTGTCTCCAGCACGGCGGTGACCGTGCTCCTGCTGGTGCAGACCTGCATCCTGCTTTTCCTGGTCTCCTGGCCCAGGCCGCCGTCCCCAGCCGGCGGCAAAGAGCGGGTGCATGTGCTGGTGCTGTCCTCGTGGCGCTCGGGCTCGTCCTTCGTGGGCCAGCTCTTCAGCCAGCACCCCGACGTCTTCTACCTGATGGAGCCCGGGTGGCACGTGTGGACCACCCTGTCGCAGGGGAGCGCGCCGGCGCTGCACATGGCCGTGCGCGACGTGGTGCGCTCCGTCTTCCTGTGCGACATGGACGTGTTCGACGCCTACCTGCCGTGGCGCCGCAACCTGTCGGACCTCTTCCAGTACGCGGTGAGCCGCGCGCTGTGCTCGCCCCCCGCCTGCAGCGCCTTCCCGCGCGGCGCCATCAGCAGCGAGGCGGTGTGCAAGCCGCTGTGCGCGCGGCAGCCCTTTAGCCTGGCCCAGGAGGCCTGCCGCACCTACAGCCACGTGGTGCTCAAGGAGGTGCGCTTCTTCAACCTGCAGGTGCTCTACCAGCTGCTCAACGACCCGGCGCTCAACCTGCGCATCGTGCACCTCGTGCGCGACCCACGGGCCGTGCTGCGCTCACGTGAGCAGACCGCCAAGGCGCTGGCGCGCGACAACGGCATCGTCCTGGGCACCAACGGCACATGGGTGGAGGCCGACCCCGGCCTGCGCGTGGTGCGCGAGGTGTGCCGCAGCCACGTGCGCATCGCCGAGGCCGCCACGCAGAAGCCGCCACCCTTCCTAAGAGGCCGCTACCGCCTGGTGCGTTTTGAGGACCTGGCGCGGGCGCCACTGCCCGAGATCCGCGCGCTCTACGCCTTCGCGGGCCTGAGCCTCACGCCGCAGCTGCAGGCCTGGATCCACAATGTCACGCACGGGTCCGGGCCCGGAGCGCGCCGGGAGGCCTTCAAGACCTCGTCCAGGGACGCGGTCAATGTCTCCCAGGCCTGGCGCCACGCGCTGCCCTTCGCCAAGATCCGCCACGTGCAGGAGCTGTGTGCCGGCGCGCTGCAGCTGCTGGGCTACCGGCCCGTCTCCTCCGAGAGCGAGCAGCGCGACCTCACCCTGGACCTGGTGCTGCCGCGTCGCCCTAGCAGCTTCAGCTGGGCGTCCTCCCCGGATGCACACCCCTAA